In a genomic window of Pseudodesulfovibrio senegalensis:
- a CDS encoding cobyrinate a,c-diamide synthase has protein sequence MVSKFPRIVVAGLSGGTGKTIVSLGLARAWTRGGRIVQPFKKGPDYIDANWLGLASGRPCTNLDPYFLDAERIRSLFQHRAACAQLNLVEGNRGLFDGMDESGSCSTAELARQLDAPVVLAVDCTKMTRTIAAIVQGCVSLEPGLRLAGVICNRTAGERHRSILRRSIETHTDVPVLGMLPKLKANPIPERHMGLVSDQEYEAGHYEGQAHALDAVADMAEEWLDIDALTSIAEQVPEMATASPLWAEPAREKTVRIGYVHDQALWFYYRENLEALEHAGAELVRLSLLDEKPWPELHGLYLGGGFPETFAPQLAANGARREKVAAMCRSGMPVYAECGGFMYLCRELEFEGDMYPMAGVFPVSTTFCPKPQGLGYTTAVVEQDNLFHPTGESYRGHEFHYSRCVRNNAESMDFAVRMERGAGMHGCMDGAVFRNTFAGYNHVHALAVPWWAPAFVRAAERFRAGGGC, from the coding sequence ATCGTGTCGAAATTTCCCCGCATCGTGGTGGCCGGGCTTTCCGGCGGAACCGGGAAAACCATCGTGTCGCTGGGCCTTGCCCGGGCGTGGACGCGCGGCGGCCGTATCGTGCAGCCCTTCAAGAAAGGGCCTGACTACATCGACGCCAACTGGCTCGGCCTTGCATCGGGACGGCCCTGCACCAACCTCGATCCCTATTTTCTGGATGCCGAGCGCATCCGCTCACTGTTTCAGCATCGCGCCGCATGCGCACAACTGAACCTTGTGGAAGGCAATCGCGGGTTGTTCGACGGCATGGACGAATCCGGTTCCTGTTCCACGGCCGAACTGGCCCGCCAGTTGGATGCGCCCGTTGTGCTGGCCGTGGATTGCACCAAGATGACCCGTACCATCGCCGCCATCGTTCAGGGTTGCGTTTCGCTGGAGCCGGGACTGCGTCTGGCCGGGGTCATCTGCAACAGGACTGCCGGCGAGCGGCACCGCAGCATCCTGCGCCGGAGCATCGAAACCCATACGGATGTTCCCGTGCTGGGAATGCTGCCCAAGCTCAAGGCCAATCCCATCCCCGAGAGGCACATGGGGCTTGTGTCCGATCAGGAATACGAGGCGGGCCACTATGAAGGGCAGGCCCATGCGCTGGATGCCGTGGCGGACATGGCCGAAGAATGGCTCGACATTGACGCGCTGACCTCAATCGCCGAACAGGTCCCGGAAATGGCGACCGCTTCACCCCTGTGGGCCGAACCCGCGCGGGAAAAGACCGTGCGCATCGGCTACGTGCATGATCAGGCCCTGTGGTTCTATTACCGGGAGAACCTTGAGGCCCTTGAACACGCCGGGGCCGAGCTGGTGCGCCTGAGTCTGCTGGACGAGAAACCGTGGCCCGAGCTGCACGGCCTGTATCTGGGCGGCGGCTTTCCCGAGACTTTTGCTCCGCAGTTGGCCGCCAATGGTGCCCGGCGCGAAAAGGTGGCGGCCATGTGCCGGTCCGGCATGCCCGTATACGCCGAATGCGGCGGGTTCATGTATCTCTGCCGCGAGTTGGAGTTCGAGGGCGACATGTATCCCATGGCCGGCGTCTTTCCGGTATCCACCACATTTTGCCCGAAGCCGCAGGGACTGGGCTACACCACCGCCGTTGTGGAGCAGGACAATTTGTTCCATCCCACGGGCGAATCGTATCGCGGACACGAATTTCATTATTCCCGCTGCGTGAGGAACAACGCCGAATCCATGGATTTCGCGGTGCGCATGGAGCGGGGCGCGGGCATGCATGGCTGCATGGACGGGGCCGTGTTCCGGAATACATTTGCCGGGTACAACCATGTGCACGCCCTGGCCGTGCCGTGGTGGGCGCCCGCATTTGTTCGCGCTGCCGAACGGTTCAGGGCGGGCGGTGGCTGCTGA
- a CDS encoding chemotaxis protein translates to MSKQDILLETGTNELEIIEFFVRERVGEAVETHYFGVNVAKVLEVVEAPEGLEGSESAEHPSFLGTIPLRDIILPVVDLSVWLEMDRPKDENEPIIVTEFNSAVTGFLVSGVTMIHRINWRDVQSPSSFVKNFDTNCITGTVDIGDHITLMLDLELVLSELGGQAESAGDENVRAEREYRALIADDSTSVRNVLRQNFEKANFIPVLVSDGQEAWSKLEKIRELAQEEGKSPLEYLDVVVSDVEMPQMDGYTLTRKIKEDPVLKDLPVCLFSSLISKGVMHKGEAVKADDQVTKPEFNALTGRVIELVRNWTRPS, encoded by the coding sequence ATGAGCAAGCAGGACATACTGTTGGAGACCGGGACAAATGAACTCGAAATCATAGAATTTTTTGTCCGGGAGCGGGTTGGCGAGGCCGTGGAGACCCACTATTTTGGCGTCAACGTGGCAAAGGTGCTCGAGGTGGTGGAGGCGCCGGAAGGGCTTGAAGGCTCGGAGTCGGCCGAACACCCCAGTTTTCTGGGTACCATTCCGCTTCGCGACATCATTCTGCCGGTGGTGGATTTGAGCGTGTGGCTGGAGATGGATCGTCCCAAGGATGAAAACGAGCCCATCATCGTCACGGAGTTCAACAGCGCGGTGACCGGATTCCTGGTTTCCGGCGTGACCATGATTCATCGCATCAACTGGCGCGATGTGCAGTCCCCCAGCTCGTTTGTCAAGAATTTCGACACCAACTGCATTACCGGAACCGTGGACATCGGCGATCATATCACCCTGATGCTGGACCTTGAACTCGTGCTTTCCGAGTTGGGCGGCCAGGCGGAATCCGCTGGTGACGAGAACGTGCGCGCAGAGCGCGAATACCGTGCGCTCATTGCCGACGATTCCACTTCGGTGCGCAACGTGCTGCGCCAGAATTTTGAAAAGGCCAACTTCATCCCCGTTCTGGTTTCAGACGGGCAGGAGGCGTGGTCGAAGCTGGAAAAAATCAGGGAACTCGCCCAGGAAGAGGGCAAGAGCCCCTTGGAATATCTCGACGTGGTGGTTTCCGATGTGGAAATGCCGCAAATGGACGGCTACACGCTGACACGCAAGATCAAGGAAGACCCTGTGCTCAAGGATCTGCCGGTCTGCCTGTTTTCCTCGCTCATTTCAAAGGGCGTCATGCACAAGGGAGAGGCTGTCAAGGCCGATGACCAGGTCACCAAGCCCGAGTTCAACGCCCTGACCGGGCGTGTCATTGAGCTGGTCAGGAATT
- the dsrA gene encoding dissimilatory-type sulfite reductase subunit alpha codes for MAKHKTPLLDQLESGPWPSFVSDIKQEAESRAKNEKGLDYQIPADCPEDLLGVLELSYNDGETHWKHGGIVGVFGYGGGVIGRYCDQPEQFPGVAHFHTIRVAQPSGKFYTTKFLRDVCDLWDLRGSGLTNMHGATGDIVLLGTQTPQLEEIFFELTHNLNNDLGGSGSNLRTPAACMGMSRCEYACYDSQELCYNLTQEYQDELHRPAFPYKFKFKFDACPNGCVAAIARSDLSFLGTWRDNIRVDQEAVAAYVGGEIAPNAGAHAGRDWGKFDIVKEVVDLCPSNAISYEGGKLSINDKECVRCMHCINTMPRALRIGEDTGCSILCGAKAPILDGPQMGSLLVPFIEVNKDDDYQAIKDVIEGVWDWWMEEGKNRERVGETMKRLGFGALVRAAGVPIDARQVQEPRHNPYIFWKAEEVEGGWERSIDDFRKRHQR; via the coding sequence ATGGCGAAACACAAAACTCCTCTGTTGGACCAGCTGGAAAGCGGCCCGTGGCCCAGCTTTGTGTCCGACATCAAACAGGAGGCCGAATCTCGCGCCAAGAACGAGAAAGGTCTGGATTACCAGATTCCCGCTGACTGCCCGGAAGATCTTCTCGGCGTGCTGGAATTGTCCTACAATGATGGTGAAACTCACTGGAAGCACGGCGGCATCGTCGGCGTGTTCGGTTACGGCGGCGGCGTTATCGGTCGTTACTGTGACCAGCCCGAACAGTTCCCCGGCGTGGCTCACTTCCACACCATTCGTGTGGCACAGCCTTCCGGTAAGTTCTACACCACGAAGTTCCTGCGCGACGTTTGCGACCTGTGGGATCTCCGTGGCTCTGGTCTGACCAACATGCATGGCGCCACCGGCGACATCGTTTTGCTCGGCACCCAGACCCCGCAGCTCGAAGAAATCTTCTTCGAACTGACCCACAACCTGAACAACGACCTCGGTGGTTCCGGTTCCAACCTGCGTACCCCGGCTGCTTGCATGGGCATGTCCCGCTGCGAATACGCCTGTTACGACTCTCAGGAACTGTGCTACAACCTGACTCAGGAATATCAGGACGAACTGCACCGTCCCGCATTCCCGTACAAGTTCAAGTTTAAATTCGACGCTTGCCCGAACGGTTGCGTGGCCGCTATCGCCCGTTCCGACCTTTCCTTCCTCGGTACCTGGCGCGACAACATCCGCGTTGACCAGGAAGCCGTGGCTGCCTACGTGGGTGGCGAAATCGCTCCCAACGCCGGCGCACACGCCGGTCGCGACTGGGGCAAGTTCGACATCGTCAAGGAAGTCGTGGACCTGTGCCCCTCCAACGCAATCTCCTACGAAGGTGGCAAGCTGTCCATCAACGACAAGGAATGCGTCCGTTGCATGCACTGCATCAACACCATGCCGCGCGCCCTGCGCATCGGTGAAGACACCGGTTGTTCCATCCTCTGTGGCGCAAAGGCCCCGATCCTCGACGGCCCGCAGATGGGTTCCCTGCTCGTTCCGTTCATCGAAGTGAACAAGGACGACGACTACCAGGCCATCAAGGACGTCATCGAAGGCGTTTGGGACTGGTGGATGGAAGAAGGCAAGAACCGTGAGCGTGTCGGTGAAACCATGAAGCGCCTCGGCTTTGGCGCCCTGGTGCGGGCCGCAGGCGTGCCCATCGACGCACGTCAGGTTCAGGAACCGCGTCACAACCCCTACATCTTCTGGAAAGCGGAAGAGGTTGAAGGCGGTTGGGAACGCAGCATCGACGACTTCCGCAAACGCCACCAGCGCTAA
- a CDS encoding long-chain-fatty-acid--CoA ligase, translated as MENLDRPWLKSYDPEVSTSIDYERMPMHRFLDRAAKKWPKRKAVIFQNWSASYAKLKHLTEVFAANLKKAGLRKGDRVALMLPNSPQGLIAYWGCLRAGGVVVWTNPLYMETEILHHFNDCEARFLIAIDLLWPRLEKLRAELPIEKYFFTSIADGLAFPLNQLYRLKTWREGNRPAIPFDNKTVHPFKPLMKGKDTYTCESLNADDLALLQYTGGTTGVAKGCMLTHFNLAANVQQCQAMLHELEHEPQTFLGVLPYFHIYGLTTCVNWPTSIGSTLIPFPRYVPQDVLKGIHKHRPTVFPGAPSVYISLLQQKNLEKYNLDSINYCVSGSAPMPVEYIEKFKSVTGATLLEGFGLTEASPVTHLNPIRGQRKFGSIGLPFPDTDAKVVDMVVGGEALPMGKMGELVIRGPQVMKGYYNRPDATADVLRNGWLYTGDIAYMDEDGYFFIVDRKKDLIISGGYNIYPREIDEVLYAHPDVKEAVTVGIPHEGRGEIVKAYIVLEPGRELTRSDVISYCREKLANYKVPRKVEFRTELPKTMVGKVLRRALRDEEVEKAQKRRERRKRKDD; from the coding sequence ATGGAGAATCTTGATCGTCCCTGGCTGAAGTCCTACGATCCCGAAGTGAGCACGTCCATTGATTACGAGCGCATGCCCATGCACCGTTTTCTGGACCGCGCGGCCAAGAAATGGCCCAAGCGCAAGGCCGTGATTTTTCAGAACTGGTCGGCCAGCTATGCCAAGCTCAAGCACCTGACCGAGGTGTTTGCCGCCAATCTCAAAAAGGCGGGATTGCGCAAGGGCGACCGTGTGGCGCTCATGTTGCCCAACTCGCCCCAGGGCCTTATTGCCTATTGGGGCTGCCTGCGGGCCGGTGGCGTGGTGGTCTGGACCAATCCCCTGTATATGGAAACCGAGATCCTGCATCACTTCAACGATTGCGAGGCGCGGTTTCTCATTGCCATCGACCTGCTTTGGCCGCGGCTGGAAAAACTGCGCGCCGAATTGCCCATAGAAAAGTATTTTTTCACGTCCATTGCCGACGGGCTGGCCTTTCCCCTGAATCAGCTCTACCGCCTCAAGACGTGGCGCGAGGGCAACCGTCCGGCCATTCCCTTCGACAACAAGACCGTGCATCCCTTCAAGCCGCTCATGAAGGGCAAGGATACCTACACCTGCGAATCCCTGAACGCGGACGATCTGGCCCTGCTTCAGTACACGGGGGGCACCACGGGCGTTGCCAAGGGGTGCATGCTCACCCATTTCAACCTCGCGGCCAACGTGCAGCAATGCCAGGCCATGCTTCATGAACTGGAGCATGAACCGCAGACCTTTTTGGGCGTGCTGCCCTATTTCCATATATATGGGCTGACCACCTGCGTGAACTGGCCCACGTCCATCGGTTCCACCCTGATACCGTTTCCGCGCTATGTGCCCCAGGACGTGCTCAAGGGCATCCACAAGCACAGGCCCACGGTTTTTCCGGGCGCGCCCTCGGTGTACATTTCGCTTTTGCAGCAGAAGAATCTGGAAAAATACAATCTCGATTCCATCAACTACTGTGTGTCCGGCTCCGCGCCCATGCCCGTGGAGTACATCGAGAAGTTCAAGTCCGTGACCGGGGCCACCCTGCTGGAAGGGTTCGGCCTGACAGAGGCTTCGCCCGTGACGCATCTCAACCCCATCCGCGGCCAGCGCAAATTCGGGTCCATCGGCCTGCCGTTCCCGGATACCGACGCCAAGGTCGTGGACATGGTGGTGGGCGGGGAGGCCCTGCCCATGGGCAAGATGGGCGAGCTGGTCATCCGCGGCCCGCAGGTCATGAAAGGCTACTACAACCGCCCGGACGCCACCGCGGACGTGCTTCGCAACGGCTGGCTCTACACCGGTGACATCGCCTACATGGACGAGGACGGTTATTTTTTCATCGTGGACCGCAAAAAGGACCTGATCATCTCCGGGGGCTACAACATCTATCCGCGCGAGATCGACGAAGTGCTGTACGCGCACCCGGACGTGAAGGAAGCGGTTACCGTGGGCATTCCGCATGAAGGCCGCGGCGAAATAGTCAAGGCCTACATCGTGCTGGAGCCGGGACGTGAGCTGACCCGTTCGGACGTCATTTCCTACTGTCGGGAAAAACTCGCCAACTACAAGGTGCCGCGCAAGGTCGAGTTCCGCACGGAACTGCCCAAGACCATGGTGGGCAAGGTGTTGCGCCGCGCCCTGCGCGACGAGGAAGTGGAAAAGGCGCAAAAACGGCGTGAGCGCAGGAAGCGTAAAGACGATTGA
- a CDS encoding N-acetylneuraminate synthase family protein: MKEITHITLRSGVEIGKGRPCFVVAEIGNNHQGEVELARKMIDRVAEAGAQAVKFQKRCTEALLTREGRAAAYTGRNSFGPTYGEHRDALELGIREIAELKEYAESLGLVFFASAWDEPSLDQILGLDVELLKISSAELVNLPLVRKYALANVPIIMSTGMSSLEEIDAAVETIREVHDDLILLHCNSTYPCPEEQIGLPVIESLRERYSLPVGYSGHERGLAPSVASVALNACVVERHFTMDKTMKGTDHQASLEPQQLHDMVAMIREVESSMQVCGKKVFPEEQAAAKKLRKCIVFSRDLPAGHVLSESDLTTRCPRVGVTPVHWNEVVGSTLNRAVQHEEPVQWDYIVSRERECVDAATS, translated from the coding sequence ATGAAGGAAATAACGCATATCACGCTGCGCTCCGGTGTGGAGATCGGCAAGGGACGTCCTTGTTTCGTTGTGGCCGAGATCGGCAACAACCATCAGGGCGAGGTCGAACTGGCCCGGAAGATGATCGACCGGGTGGCCGAGGCCGGTGCCCAGGCCGTGAAGTTCCAGAAGCGATGCACCGAAGCCCTGCTCACGCGTGAAGGCCGCGCCGCCGCATATACCGGGCGCAACAGCTTCGGCCCAACGTATGGCGAGCATCGCGATGCGCTTGAACTCGGCATCCGCGAGATTGCCGAGCTCAAGGAATATGCGGAATCCCTGGGATTGGTATTTTTCGCTTCCGCCTGGGACGAACCGAGTCTTGACCAGATTCTCGGCCTGGACGTGGAGCTTTTGAAGATCAGTTCCGCGGAGCTGGTCAACCTGCCGCTGGTGCGCAAGTATGCGTTGGCCAATGTCCCCATCATCATGTCCACGGGCATGAGTTCGCTGGAGGAGATCGACGCGGCAGTGGAAACCATCCGGGAAGTGCACGACGACCTGATCCTGCTGCATTGCAATTCCACCTACCCCTGCCCGGAAGAGCAGATCGGCCTGCCGGTCATCGAAAGCCTGCGCGAACGCTATAGCCTTCCCGTGGGTTATTCCGGCCACGAGCGCGGCCTTGCCCCCAGCGTGGCCTCGGTGGCCCTGAACGCCTGCGTGGTGGAGCGTCATTTCACCATGGACAAGACCATGAAGGGGACTGACCATCAGGCATCGCTGGAGCCGCAGCAACTGCACGACATGGTTGCCATGATCCGCGAGGTGGAAAGCTCCATGCAGGTCTGCGGCAAAAAGGTCTTTCCCGAAGAACAGGCCGCGGCAAAGAAGCTGCGCAAGTGCATCGTCTTCTCACGCGACCTTCCGGCCGGGCACGTGCTGTCCGAGTCCGACCTGACCACGCGTTGCCCGCGTGTTGGTGTGACGCCTGTGCACTGGAACGAGGTGGTCGGTTCCACCCTGAACCGGGCGGTGCAGCACGAAGAACCCGTGCAGTGGGACTATATCGTATCCCGCGAAAGGGAGTGCGTGGACGCGGCCACTTCCTAG
- the dsrB gene encoding dissimilatory-type sulfite reductase subunit beta, with product MAFISSGYNPEKPMENRITDIGPQHFTEFLQPVIKKNFGKWLYHEILEAGVLKHVAESGDAVYTVRCGTARLMTVTHIREICDIADEWCGGYLRFTTRNNIEFMLEDEAKALELKKFLNGQKFSGGSIKFPVGGTGAGVTNIVHTQGWVHCHTPATDASGTVKATMDAVFDQFTDMKLPAPVRISMACCLNMCGAVHCSDIAILGIHRKPPIIDHKYLDNLCEIPLAVAACPTGAVRPSKVEIDGETYKTVAIKEERCMFCGNCYTMCPSLPLADKEGDGIALMVGGKVSNRITKPAFSKVVVPFIPNNPPRWPEMTDVITRILNAYSEGANKYERLGDWAARIGWERFFEVCDLEFTEHLIDDFRDPAYYTWRQTTQFKW from the coding sequence ATGGCTTTTATCTCTTCTGGATACAATCCCGAAAAACCGATGGAAAACCGGATCACGGACATCGGGCCTCAGCACTTCACCGAGTTCCTCCAGCCGGTTATCAAGAAGAACTTCGGTAAATGGCTTTACCACGAAATCCTGGAAGCGGGCGTGCTCAAGCACGTTGCCGAGTCCGGCGACGCCGTGTACACCGTCCGTTGCGGTACTGCCCGTCTGATGACGGTCACGCACATCCGTGAAATCTGCGACATCGCAGACGAATGGTGCGGAGGCTACCTGCGCTTCACCACTCGTAACAACATCGAGTTCATGCTCGAGGACGAGGCCAAGGCTCTGGAACTGAAAAAGTTCCTCAACGGCCAGAAGTTCTCCGGCGGTTCCATCAAGTTCCCGGTCGGCGGCACCGGTGCCGGCGTTACCAACATCGTCCACACCCAGGGTTGGGTTCACTGCCACACCCCGGCTACCGACGCTTCCGGTACCGTCAAGGCTACCATGGACGCCGTGTTCGATCAGTTCACCGACATGAAGCTGCCCGCCCCGGTGCGCATCTCCATGGCCTGCTGCCTGAATATGTGTGGCGCGGTTCACTGCTCTGATATCGCTATCCTCGGTATCCACCGCAAGCCGCCCATCATCGACCACAAGTACCTGGACAACCTGTGCGAAATCCCGCTGGCCGTGGCTGCATGCCCCACCGGCGCCGTTCGCCCGTCCAAGGTTGAAATCGACGGTGAGACCTACAAGACCGTCGCCATCAAGGAAGAACGCTGCATGTTCTGCGGCAACTGCTATACCATGTGCCCCTCCCTGCCCCTGGCAGACAAGGAAGGCGACGGTATCGCCCTGATGGTTGGTGGTAAGGTTTCCAACCGCATCACCAAGCCCGCGTTCTCCAAGGTCGTGGTTCCGTTCATCCCGAACAACCCGCCCCGTTGGCCCGAGATGACCGATGTCATCACCCGCATCCTGAATGCGTACTCCGAAGGTGCCAACAAGTACGAACGTCTGGGTGACTGGGCCGCACGTATCGGTTGGGAACGCTTCTTCGAAGTGTGTGATCTCGAGTTCACCGAACACCTGATCGACGACTTCCGCGATCCCGCCTACTACACCTGGCGTCAGACCACTCAGTTCAAGTGGTAG
- a CDS encoding peptidylprolyl isomerase translates to MIKLETSMGDIVLELDEEKAPKSAANFLQYVEEGFYDGTIFHRVIDGFMVQGGGMESDMSQKTTRDPIENEANNGLKNDKYTVAMARTMDPHSATAQFFINVQDNGFLNHTAETPQGWGYAVFGKVVEGFDVVDKIKAVQTGTFGFHENVPTEPVSIVKATVI, encoded by the coding sequence ATGATCAAGCTTGAAACCAGCATGGGTGATATCGTCCTGGAACTGGACGAGGAAAAGGCACCGAAATCCGCTGCCAATTTCCTGCAATATGTTGAAGAGGGTTTTTACGACGGCACCATTTTTCATCGCGTCATCGACGGATTCATGGTCCAGGGCGGCGGCATGGAAAGCGACATGAGCCAGAAGACCACTCGCGATCCCATCGAGAACGAAGCCAACAACGGACTCAAGAACGACAAGTACACCGTGGCCATGGCCCGCACCATGGATCCCCATTCCGCCACGGCCCAGTTTTTCATCAACGTGCAGGACAACGGCTTCCTGAACCACACGGCCGAGACCCCGCAGGGTTGGGGGTATGCCGTGTTCGGCAAGGTGGTCGAAGGTTTCGACGTTGTGGACAAGATCAAGGCCGTGCAGACCGGCACCTTCGGTTTTCACGAGAACGTGCCCACCGAGCCTGTTTCCATCGTCAAGGCTACCGTGATCTAG
- a CDS encoding dissimilatory sulfite reductase D family protein, whose translation MPLDVEQAKKEILDFCESKSKSKSKFYFNDFTKLFPDAKAREVKKILTALVNEEKIVFWSSGSTTMYGLAGAGKQAAAEGE comes from the coding sequence ATGCCTCTCGATGTAGAACAGGCGAAAAAAGAAATTCTGGATTTCTGCGAAAGCAAGTCCAAATCCAAGTCCAAATTCTACTTCAACGACTTCACCAAGCTCTTTCCGGATGCGAAAGCCCGCGAAGTCAAGAAGATTTTGACCGCTCTGGTCAACGAAGAAAAGATCGTGTTCTGGTCTTCCGGCAGCACGACCATGTACGGCCTGGCTGGCGCTGGAAAGCAGGCTGCCGCCGAGGGTGAATAG
- a CDS encoding winged helix-turn-helix transcriptional regulator — MLNTQMEHTTNKVIQRLISEGAYLKPSKNTRVLAILDSLAQDSGISQYELGKRLNLSGAMINQYLKQLQAEGLVEFLPVNGKSYHYELTVDGERQRRRMFSDYSSETICLYTTIKDFVLERLEELERRGMSRLALFGASETCEVVLSALKESSFQVVLVMDNNRDKQGTTFLGHVVSAPHLLEQVDCDAVVITSFGRQDEIYEQLEPVAAKRGFEIVRF; from the coding sequence ATGTTGAATACACAAATGGAGCACACGACCAACAAGGTCATCCAGCGGTTGATTTCGGAAGGGGCCTACCTCAAGCCGAGCAAGAACACTCGTGTTCTGGCCATTCTGGATTCTTTGGCGCAGGATTCCGGCATTTCCCAGTATGAACTGGGAAAACGGCTGAATCTTTCCGGCGCCATGATCAATCAATACCTGAAGCAGCTGCAGGCCGAAGGGCTGGTGGAGTTTTTGCCCGTGAACGGCAAGAGCTACCACTATGAACTCACCGTGGACGGCGAACGCCAGCGGCGCAGGATGTTTTCCGATTATTCCTCGGAGACCATCTGTCTGTATACGACCATCAAGGATTTTGTTCTTGAGCGTCTGGAGGAACTCGAACGTCGGGGAATGTCGCGGCTGGCATTGTTCGGCGCGTCCGAAACCTGCGAGGTGGTGCTCTCCGCGCTCAAGGAGTCATCCTTCCAGGTGGTGCTCGTCATGGACAACAACAGGGATAAACAGGGGACCACGTTTTTGGGGCATGTCGTTTCCGCGCCCCATTTGCTGGAACAGGTGGACTGCGATGCCGTCGTCATTACGTCGTTTGGCAGGCAGGACGAAATCTATGAACAGCTCGAACCCGTTGCCGCAAAGCGGGGATTCGAGATTGTGAGATTTTGA